ACTTCGATGACAAGTGGCAGTCAAGTTTTCGCAGACAACGCGTTTCATATTTACACGACTGGGTACACAACAGGAAATCTCAATGGTGTCTCTCGGATCGGTGTTCAAGATACTTACTTATCTAAATATGATGGAGATGGAAATTTAATTTGGACTCGTAATTCAGGTAGTAGTGGTTCCACACTATACGGTAGAGGGATATCTGCCGATCGATATGGAACTTTATATTTTTCTGGTTTCACCGATGGAAATATTGATAACCAAATTAAACAAGGAACTACCGATGCTTTCCTCATGAAGTATAAGTAAGGGATCTGACAAATTAAATTTGAAATGCATTCGCAAAAACCTTATGCTCAATATCAGGAATGCATTTCAAATCAATCGATTTAATAACCTACAGTAAATCTACCTTTGATATGTTTGTTATCTTCTAGTTCATCCACAAAAGCTTTTACCAAATCAGCGAGTGAGATATGGCTTTGTCCATTTGTATCCACAAGAAGCGATTCTTTCGATACACGGTAGTTTCCCGTTTTTGCGCCTTCTGGTTCGATGATGGCAGAAGGAGAAAGAAAGGTCCAATCCAAATCTTTTTCAGATCGAAGGTGGTTTAGTATCTGTCTAGCACCATCAGCTCCTTCAAAGTATTCTTTTGGAAAATGAGGTGTGTCAATGAGTTGAACGCCGGGTTCTACTTCCAAAGATCCAGCCCCACCCATAACAATCACTCGTTTCACTCCGGCCTTTTTTGTTGCATTGAGAATGGATAAAGATCCATTGATCATGTTTTCTCGAATTTTTGGATCGGTCCAACCTGGATTGTAAGAATCTAAAACAGCATCTGAACCTGCTATGATTTTAGACAAACCATCTGTATCAAAGATATCACCTTGCACTTTTTTTAAGTTTGGATGTTCTAATTTTAGTTTGTTAGGGTCACGTAAAACTGCTGTTACTTGATGTCCTCTATTCAAACTGTCTTCTAAGGTTTTACTTCCAATAAAACCTGTGGCTCCGATTAATGTAATTTTCATTTTTTTATCTCCTATTAATTGTTTTGTTGTAACTTACATGATTACATCTTGGGTAAATTTTAAAAGTTTATGCATTTTTTTTCTTCAATTGCCTTTTGTCTGATTCCATCCGATGTCGAATTTCTGAACTTACATCCGTTAGGTTGTATTCAGATAATTTGTTTTCCATCGACTTTTGTGCTTCTTCTAAAATTCCAGAAAGGGAGGCCTGGATGTTTTTCCCGATAGGGCATTGGGGATTGGGGTATTCGTGTAAAAGAAACAAAGCATTTTCATTTTCGATCGCTCTGTAAACACTGAGTAAATTGATTTCTTTTGCTGGCTTAGATAAAGAGGATCCTTTTACCCCTTGGCGTACGTTGATGATCCCAGCCTTTTTTAACTTTCCAATGAGTAGCCGTATGATGGCTGGATTGGTTCCAACAGAACCTGCAATTTCTTCTGAAGATGCCTCTCCATCCATTTCTAAAATGGTCAGAATGTGAATCGCAACAGAATACCGACTGGGAATGGCCATGGCTACTTGTAACCATTAATATTACAAGTAGGTTTTCTGGCAACCAGTAATCATTTTATTTTCGCCACTTGGCGGGGCTCGAAAAGTTTTTGGTTCTTCCTGGTTTGATATGAAACTTAGATCCTGTATTGAACTTTGGTGCATTGAAACGGGCATTATTAAACTTAAACCGTCCTGGTTTGATATCCATTTTCCCTCTAGGGATGTAGGCCCTTTCTTTTAAGAGGGAAAATAGTCCGCCGAGGTCAATTTCTGCACCGGCCCCCCCTCCACCACCACCGCCTCCGGCAAGTTCTTCTCCTTCCTCTTCTTCGTCGTCATCATCCTCATCCTCATCGTCATTGTCGTTTGTATTTCTTTTCTTTCCGTCGTTTGTCGCGACATCTAAATCGAGTGGTTTTGGTTCTATGTATTTGGATTGGAACTGAACTTGGGGGTAAAAATCTAAAATACTCGTTTCTGCTAACTTTGGTAATACGTCCAAACCTGTTTCATTTGGCAAACTTCTCGATAGAATATAAATCTGGCTTTGAGATTTAAAACAAGAGAACACAAAGTATTCTTTTTTGAACTCGTCTTTTCCTGGTTCCGGTTTTGCAATTTCCAAAGTAAAGGTATAAGTTCCATCCCGATACTCGGGTGTGTAAATTTCATGGATGATTCCGGACCTAGGATAGGTTTTTTTGATTTTATCAATGAGATTGGTTGTGATAAAAGTTCTTAGAGTTTTTTCAATCCCATCGGTGATGATGTCTGAATGTATTTTTTCATTCACATTGATGGCTTGGATTTTAAAAAGTCCATGGATGGGATCAAAGAAACTTACATTTTTTTTCCCGTCACGAATTACCGCATAACGTTTATCCACAGGGATTTGTGTTTTGAATAAGTCGGAATCTGATGTATAAGATCCTCCCAAAACATCACCATACACTGGATTCAATCGTTTGATCGGCAAAGGTTGGCTATTTTTGTTTTCCAGTGCTGCTAAAAATTGATCTTTTGTATGATCAACAAATCGGTAATCCTTGTTGTAATTTTCGACTTCATTGAAAAAATTAAATGTTGGTAGAAGAAGCCAGGAAAGAAGCCTTCTATATCCAAATTTATATGTAGTGATTGTTGGTTTTATTTCGAGGGACTTTCTTTTAAATACAGCGAAATAATGGTTTTCATAATTCACAGTCGGAATGATTCCGAGAGATACTAAAAACAAAACAAGGTTATGATGGTCTTTTTCTCTTTTTGTATAATATAAGTTATAATATGTGTCACAGTTTTCTATTTGATGAAATAAAAGTGAAAGATCATCGGTATATAAAAAAGTATCTGCATCTATAATTTCCGCATACTTAAGTAAGGTTTTTTTATCTTGGGGGTCTGCATTCATGTTTTGAATTTCTTTAAATCTTTCGAAGGATTTATTTGTCCGGAAGGATTCTAATTCTTTGATGTAGGGCCAAGATTTGGGAATGTTATGGATTTGTTTGATATGCCTTACATTCGTATTTTTAAGTTTTAAATTGGTTCGGATATTTTCTATAAACTGAGAATCGATAAAGGATACATTTCCTTGTCCAGATTCATTTATGGAACCTGATTCTTGAAACTTCATTATGGAAAAAAAACAAGAGGTTCCGGGTTCGTTTAGAAGATTCGGTCCTTGAGAAATGGGAAGTTCCGTATCAGAACCAGGCGAAACACGAGTGTGATACCAACTCACTTGGCAATTGCAGAGAAAAACAATGAGAAATAAATAAAATCGCATAACCAGAACCAATAAAAATTTGTATTAGTTCTGGATAATTTGTCAAAACAAAAAGCTAACAAATCCTTGGTGTTTAGGGAGTAATCATTTCCAGAAAAAAAGCGATATTCGTAAACGTTCATTAGTTTTTTGATGATTGGTTTCTATTTGATGTAAATTTGTGACAAATTCATCAAACTAATGTTATAGGAAGTTTCAGATCTCCACGCCCTAAGGTAGAGGACTGCAATGAATGATCCAAATCAGCCAAGGCCAACATTTGTTGGTTCAAAAAGAAAAGTTACCGATTGCGGATCTTTTCTGATTGTAACCCCCTCAATTTCTTTAAGAATTTTAGCGAAATTGGCCCTTAAGGAACCTGTCTGTATTGAGATAGGGCCTCAGTTTGGGTAAATTTCCTGAAAATATTGTTTCCAAAATGGCCATTTTTTCCATAACTACTACTAGTTTATGGAAATATTTGTTACAGCCGTCACGATTTTCGTTCTAGCGATCTTCGTGGGATTTGAAATCATCACAAAAATCCCTCCCATCCTCCACACCCCACTTATGTCGGGTTCGAACGCCATTTCCGGCATTACCTTAATCGGTGCCCTCTATGCGGCCGGAATCCAAGAGAGTAACATCACCAAAATTTTGGGTCTCCTCTCTGTTATTTTCGCTACAATCAACGTAGTGGGTGGGTTTCTCGTCACTCATAGAATGCTCGGAATGTTTAAGAAGAAGGATACACCGAAATAATGGATTTACTCAGTATTCTTAACCTATCTTATCTTGTAGCTTCCATACTTTTTATTGTTGGAATCAAACAACTCGCACACCCAAAAACGGCAACCAGAGGAAATTTACTCGGTGCTTTGGGTATGCTCATTGCAGTAGTTGCCACTTTATTTGACCAAGCCATCTTAACTTATGATTGGATCCTCGTAGGAGTTCTCGTTGGCTCTCTTATTGGTGTGATCCTTGCGATCAAAATCCAAATGACTGCCATGCCACAGCTTGTTGCTGTCCTCAATGGATTTGGTGGGATTGCTTCTGTTTTTGTAGCAGGTGCTGCCTTACAACTTGCCATTCCTGCTTACGCAACTTCCGTGAATTACCAAGAAATTGTTTCCATAGTTTTCTCAGCGATTGTTGGTGGGATTACTTTCTCAGGAAGTTTTATTGCTTTTGGTAAGTTACAAGGTTTCATTACAGAAAAAGCAGTTCGTTATCCAGGTGATCAACTTGTAAAAATTTTGGTTGGTCTTACTTCCGTTGGACTTGCTGTTTATGGATGTTTAGAACCAACAGATGAATCAATCTATTGGATTTTAAGTGGTGTGAGTTTACTTCTTGGGGTTTTCCTTGTGATCCCGATCGGTGGGGCAGATATGCCGGTTGTGATTTCACTTCTTAACTCCTATTCAGGGATTGCAGCATCGGCAACAGGATTTGTTCTTAATAATAATGTTCTAATTATCGCAGGTTCCCTTGTAGGTGCTTCTGGAATCATTCTAACACAAATCATGTGTA
This genomic window from Leptospira brenneri contains:
- a CDS encoding NAD(P)-dependent oxidoreductase, whose protein sequence is MKITLIGATGFIGSKTLEDSLNRGHQVTAVLRDPNKLKLEHPNLKKVQGDIFDTDGLSKIIAGSDAVLDSYNPGWTDPKIRENMINGSLSILNATKKAGVKRVIVMGGAGSLEVEPGVQLIDTPHFPKEYFEGADGARQILNHLRSEKDLDWTFLSPSAIIEPEGAKTGNYRVSKESLLVDTNGQSHISLADLVKAFVDELEDNKHIKGRFTVGY
- a CDS encoding Rrf2 family transcriptional regulator, translating into MAIPSRYSVAIHILTILEMDGEASSEEIAGSVGTNPAIIRLLIGKLKKAGIINVRQGVKGSSLSKPAKEINLLSVYRAIENENALFLLHEYPNPQCPIGKNIQASLSGILEEAQKSMENKLSEYNLTDVSSEIRHRMESDKRQLKKKNA
- a CDS encoding NAD(P) transhydrogenase subunit alpha, producing the protein MEIFVTAVTIFVLAIFVGFEIITKIPPILHTPLMSGSNAISGITLIGALYAAGIQESNITKILGLLSVIFATINVVGGFLVTHRMLGMFKKKDTPK
- a CDS encoding NAD(P)(+) transhydrogenase (Re/Si-specific) subunit beta, with translation MDLLSILNLSYLVASILFIVGIKQLAHPKTATRGNLLGALGMLIAVVATLFDQAILTYDWILVGVLVGSLIGVILAIKIQMTAMPQLVAVLNGFGGIASVFVAGAALQLAIPAYATSVNYQEIVSIVFSAIVGGITFSGSFIAFGKLQGFITEKAVRYPGDQLVKILVGLTSVGLAVYGCLEPTDESIYWILSGVSLLLGVFLVIPIGGADMPVVISLLNSYSGIAASATGFVLNNNVLIIAGSLVGASGIILTQIMCKAMNRSLTNVLFGGFGAVATEMKDDGDFYSGKVKSTSAEEVAMLLDVARSVVIVPGYGMAVAQAQHTVRDLYQLLTARGIDVTFAIHPVAGRMPGHMNVLLAEADIPYDRLKEMDEINSTFENVDVVIVNGANDVTNPLAKTDPKSPIAGMPILDVGNAKTVVVIKRSLSPGFAGVPNPLFIADNCLMLFGDGKKATQEMITALKES